In Oncorhynchus tshawytscha isolate Ot180627B linkage group LG01, Otsh_v2.0, whole genome shotgun sequence, the genomic stretch cattcaaatcaaatcaaatgtatttatatagcccttcgtacatcagctgatatctcaaagtgctgtacagaaacccagcctaaaaccccaaacagcaagcaatgcaggtgttgaagcacgctggctaggaaaaactcccaagaaaggctaaaacctaggaaaaaacctagagaggaaccaggctatgaggggtggccagtccttttctggctctgccgggtggagattatatcagaacatggccaagatgttcaaatgttcataaatgaccagcatggtcaaataataataatcacagtagttgtcgagggtgcagcaagtcagcacctcaggagtaaatgtcagttggcttttcatagctgatcattgaaagtatctctaccactcctgctgtctctagagagttgaaaacagcaggtctgggacaggtagcacgtccggtgaacaggtcaggattccatagccgcaggcagaacagttgaaactggagcagcagcacgaccaggtggactggggacagcaaggagtcatcatgccaggtaatcctgaggcatggtcctagggctcagctcctccaagagagagaaagaaagagagaaagagagaattagagagagcatacttaaattcacacgggacaatggataagacaggagaaatactccagatataacagactgaccctagcccccgacacataaactactgcagcataaatactggaggctgagacaggaggggtcaggagacactgtggacccatcgatgatacccccggacagggccaaacaggaaggatataaccccacccacttttccaaagcacatcccccacaccactagagggatatcttcaaccaccaacttaccatcttgagacaaggccgagtatagcccacaaagatctccgccacggcacaacccaagggggggcgccaacccagacaggaagatcacatcagtgactcaacccactcaagtgacgcacccctcctagggacggcatgaaagagcaccagtaagccagtgactcagcccctgtaatagggttagaggcaaagaatcccagtggaaagaggggaaccggccaggcagagacagcaagggcggtttgttgctccagagcctttccattcaccttcacactcctgggacagactacactcaatcatatgatcaatcataaagacttaaaggttgagaccgagtttgcgtatctcacatgggtaggcagaccatcccataaaaatggagctatataggagaaagccctgcctccagctgtttgcttagaaattctagggacaatttggaggcctgcgtcttgtgaccgtagcgtacgtgtaggtatgtacggcaggaccaatcAGAGAGattaggtaggagcaagcccatgtaatgcttagtaggttagcagtaaaaccttgaaatcagcccttgccttgacaggaagccagtgtagggaggctaacactggagtaatatgatcacattttttggttctagtcaggattctagcagccgtatttagcactaactgaggtttatttagtgctttatctgggtagccggaaagtagagcattgcagtagtctaacctagaagtaacaaaagcatggattcatttttctgcataatttttgaaCAGAAAGTTTctaatttttgcaatgttacgtagatggaaaaaagctgtccttgaaacagtcttgatatgttaatcaaaagagagatcagggtccagaataacaccgaggtccttcacagttttatttgagacgactgtacaactattaagattaattgtcagattcaacagaagatctctttgtttcttgggacctagaacaagcatctctgttttgtccgagtttaaaagtagaaagtttgcagccatccacttccttatgtctgaaacacaggcttctagcgagggcaattttggggcttcaccatgtttcattgaaatgtacagctgtgtgtcatccgcatagcagtgaaagttaacattatgttttcgaatgacatccccaagaggtaaaatatagagtgaaaacaatagtggtgttaaaacggaaccttggggaacaccgaaatttacagttgatttgtcagaagacaaaccattcacagagacaaactgtgAATggtttccgacagataagatctaaaccaggccagaacttgtccgtgtagaccaatttgggtttccaatctctccaaaagaatgtggtgatcgatggtatcaaaagcagcactaaggtctaggagcacgaggacagatgcagagccttggtctgatgccattaaaaggtcatttaccaccttcacaagtgcagtcccagtgctatgatggggtctaaaaccagactgaagcattatAATGCATTCATGTGCATTATACATGTAGGCCTATGTATTTTATAGGAAGTGAGCTATAATAATCAACGTCATGACACAGGTATAATGAAAGAGCCATAACTAAGCTAAAATATGAGGATCATAATGTTAAGATACCATAATCCAATTGGTAACATATTACATGGGAAATTAAAATGTTTAATTTACAATATTATAAATGTGTGTTACTGGTGAATTTCACAATTTAATTTAGTCAACACATTTACAAATGGTGGCTTTGATCACAGTTTTGAAGTTTAGGTTTAGttcatagctagctagcagcacAAGCAAACGTTGTGCAAATCTCTCTTCGCCCACCATCAACACCAACAATCTCTGCAATCCTCCATGCCGTTGACCTTCTGATTTTGTCTCTGTATTCTAACAAATTTACATCATATAGAATTGGAAAACCAGACACAAAGATGATTGGCTTTCCTCAATATATTTTTGTTGGTTTTGCTTGTCCGGAACAAATGACAAGTTAAACTACAGTATGTTTCATGAACGGAAGATTTTAAAGCAAACATCTGCTTCTCACTTGATTAGTTAACGGCAGTGGTGGCCGCGTAACATGTGCATAAGTTGAGCAGAGCTTTTCAACTGATCCAGTAGCAGCATTCTCACACCTTCCAGTAACGCTCGTcgttggaatgaggtgaggaccaacgtgcagcgtggtaagtgttcatcatatatttattaaaccgagaacactaaacaatattACAAAGgagaacgaaacgaaacagttctgtaaggtgacatacacataacagaaaacaatcacccacgaagtGGAAaagtggaaaaaggctacctaagtatgattctcaatcagagacaactaacgacacctgcctctgattgagaaccatagcaggccaaacacaaaaccacaacatagaaaaaagaacagactacccacccaactcacgccctgaccatactaaaacaaagagataacaaaataactaaggtcagaacgtgacacttccCCGCACCTTTCTCTGTGTGCACTCGTTGAAAATGAATGATGCCACATCTGGTGAACTTCCTGTgtaacggtgtgctttaggaccatgcagacgtCTCCGAGCACCAAAAAATgatgtcccccccacttctaaaacctaAGTTGCATCCCTGGAGTTCTATACACATAATACTCTGTCAAATAAAAACTCAACCATTTGAAGAAAGGGGAATAAAAGGTGAAGAACTAGAGAGATTATTAAAtgttattacatttatttattagcCTGCACATAAACCCAGCATTTTGACCTGAAGCCTTTGCAAAGGACGCTTTGGACAGGATTTATTTATTCGAACCTTAGTAGCCTGCACATAAACCCAACATTTGACCTGAATCCTTTGCAAAGGGTACATTGGACAGGACAAGTCAGATGTGGAATATGTTCTCAAGTGTAATAACTGTATCATAACCAATTAATTAGGCTACAATAAACTACCATCCTGACTTGACGGTGGCCTACAGCTGTAAAATCTGTCAACTTCACGAAAGCTTTAGTTTATGGTTAACTATGCATTCCTCTTAGGCGTTTACCTGAGGGCTGTTTCCTCTCATAGAAGGTTTGTcactcagcctggtctcatagactagacgtaacattgtaaatgtaaattaTGTTATGTCTACCCGTGAGTCCAGGTTATATCACTAGGCAGATGGCTGGTATCGCTTGAAAGCATGTGTGAGGTTTTGAATGTTTCCAAATGCAAATTTGAATGGTGTAATGATGGCTCTGACTCTCTTCAGTGTATCAACAACTTATTGTAACATTGCATTGTTTAATCATCTTCTGAGAAGTGGTCATATTCTTCTCCTCTCTGACTGTCCACTGGGCTATGTATCCTCAGGCACGGGGGAGAGTGGGAAAACCACCTTCATCAGACAGATGAGGATCATCCATGGAAGAGGCTTCTCTGAGGAGGAAAGACGGGACTTCGCCAAGCTCATCTATCAGAACATCTTCACAGCTGTGAAGGCTATGACCCGGGCCATGATCACCCTCAGACTGCCCTATGCCTACCCAGAGAATGAGGTCAGGGTCTGGTTACATACTGTTCAATCAAACTGGCCTAACCATGAGTGAAAGGCACCCTCTCTAGCATCTATCTATCTGCCCTCAGATGTATGACAGGTGGGTGCAGGATGTGGATGTCTCTGTCACCCAGCTGGACAGAGGCAATGTGGATGCCATCCGCCGTCTCTGGGCCGACCCAGGCCTCCGGGTCTGCTACAGCCGCCGCAGCGAGTACCAGCTGTTGGACTCCACAGAGTAGTGAGTACCACCAGTATCTCttggtctcgctctctgtctttttctctctctctgtctctctcgccgtGGGAGACATTTACTAAGCGTTTGCCCCAGGTGCAATATTTGCTAAGTTTGCACCTGCTTTTTTCAGTAGAGGCTGAAAAAATATGAAGTAGATGGTTTTGCTTCCTTGGTAAGATACCTATGTCAATACAAAATGTTATACCTTAATAATCACAATGAATGAAAATTGTTGTTGTTCACAGAATTGTTTCATTCACAGAACTGTGTCCCCATTGTACAGCACTGTGCGTTGTACACTGTCCTTATCAACTGCAAAGTACATGATGTCCATTGGAGGGGGCTAATTCTCCACAAATAAATGCACAACCAGATCTCAGCCATGTTAAAAACACATATTCACAAACAGCCATCTTGTCCGGCACCATTTgaattcattttttaaatcaaatcaaatagcagagagaacagtctatgacttgggtggctggagtctttgacaatttttgtggcctttctctgacaccgactggtatagaggtcctggatggcagagagctcggtcccagtgatgtactgagccataCTCACCAGCCTCTGTAGCGCCTTTTGGTCTGGTGCCTTGCAGTCCGttccaagcggtgatgcagccagtcaagatgctctcaatggtgcagctgtataactttttgaggatctgagggcccatgccaaatcttttcagccttctTAGGGAGAAGAGActttgttgtgccttcttcataactgtgtgggtgtgtgtggaccatgttaattccttagtgatgtggacactgaggaacttgaatctctcgacccactccactacagcccgatCGATGCCGATGTGGGCGTGCTCGTccctcctgttcctgtagtccatgatcagctccattgtcttgctgacgttgagggagaggttgttgtcctggcactataCAGCCatgtctctaacctcctccctataggctgcctcatcacCATCAGTGATCAGTTCTACCacgtcgtgtcgtcagcaaacctgaagatggtgttggagtcgtacgcagctacacagtcgtgggtgaacgggaagtacaggaggggactaagcacaaacccatgaggggcccccgtgttgatggtcagagtggtggatgtgttgttgcctaccctcactgcCTTGGGGCAgaccgtcaggaagttcaggatccagttgcagagggaggtgttcagtgttcagtcactgggtcctgagcttggagggaactatggagttgaatgctgagctgtagtcaatgaacagcattcttacataggtattgctTTTGTCCCGGTGAGTGAGGGCAGTGAGGAGTGTAATACGgactgcgtcatctgtggacaCGGTCACAATACAGATCGTTTCTCAAAAGTATACTTTTTCACTTTCCACCCATTCTTGAAAGCTACCCGATAGTAAAGTTATTTTCCTTTTATAATTAATTTACTAACTAAGTTGAAATTGAATAGATTGATACAGACAAAGTCAACAAGTTGATGTCAGAGTAAATGATGCATCACATTACGAGAAAATGAAATAGGCCTAATGTTGGACTGCTATCTGTCCCTACctgtctcccctcctgtcctctctctccttctccctgctctctcaGTATTTACTCAGCTAGCTCTGAGTCATTATATCAACATGATAAGAAACATGCACACAGTCAGTCAACATCCAATTAATGACAGGTTGTGTCAACATAAACCATTAAAACAATAATCCCAACACAGTGGTAAGGACTCCATGTGCCTTTTTCTAATTTCCCAGCTCAATTCCTTCTGCGACTCAACTTGTGTTGATTGTTGTTGTATGTAATATACAGTTGATATTACATGTGTCATGTACAGAATGAACTTGCTACTACCATTGTCATTACCATGGGAAAGATAATTGTATCACATTTTTTTGTGTTCTCGGTCTTTCTttgtctgttcctctctcttttttgccctctccctctttctctgcttctGTCCATTTCAGCTACATGACAAATCTGGACCGCATATCAGCCCCAGACTACATCCCCACTGCTCAGGACGTACTGCGAGTTCGATTCCCCACCACCGGCATCCATGACTACTCCTTCACTGTGGAGAAAATCACACTCAGGTGACCGCACCCTCACTCATATCACTCAGATTTTTCACCCTGGACTCACCCAGACTTCAAGGGAACTAATAGAACACCAGAGCTGCTGATGAGATTGTGGACTAAGCTATAGGCTATCTTTGATATTGTCTGACTCTACCCTTGGCTGTTTTAGACACAGTGGAATTACAAGCACATACAATCACATTACCCAGAGAACTTGCTGAAAACATACACATTTATTTTTGTGCTTTTGAACATGGCAATGTCATTGTTTTTTACGAAACCTTTGTGTTATTAATATGAAAGGTCCAGCTGTGTTCAGGTGTGGTGTTTTTCACCACCCCTGTTGTGAAAGGTTGGACTGTAATTTGTCTCTGTAATCAGGCAGGCAGGATACAGGGATAGAAATGGTGAGGTATCAATTATGGCCTTTATTTAGAGCCAAATGCTCTATGAGGCTCATTTGCATGGGGACTTGAAAACTGTGAAAAACAGGTTTGATGTGTgacagaaggagaaagaagaaatAAGTATCGGCACACACAGGAGGATATGCCTCTCAGCCTTTCTCACAGTGTTAGCTACACCTCAAACACTTCTAGCTCATTATCAACTCTGACCAGCTGCCTCGTTGAGACAAGGCCCCTGCCTTGCGTGGCATCACAAACACCTTATTGATAAAGGtcacaatggtgtgtgtgtgtgtgtgtgtgtgtgtgtgtgtgtgtgtgtgtgtgtgtgtgtgtttgttgaaaGATGCTCCAATAGGTGTttctaactttctctctctctcactgggtaGGATTGTGGATGTGGGTGGACAGAAGTCAGAGAGGCGGAAGTGGATCCATTGTTTTCAGGACGTCACATCCCTCATTTTCCTGGCTTCCCTCAGTGAGTACGACCAggtcctggaggagagagagaccgatgtgagtacctgtctgtctttctgtctctctgtctgtctgattgtctCGGCCTGCTTGTCTGTCTTACACACTGGCtggctgcctgtctctgtctgtctgactggcagactgcctgtctgtctctacctatctgtctgtctgcctgcctgccggcctgtctgcctgcctgtctatctgtctgtctatctgtttaTCCTCTGTGTTGTCCTTGGCCTTCATTTCATAGCATAGTTTGAATTTTGGTCTCAACCAAGTAAACATTGAAACCTCCGTTTTCTATCCAGAGGTTTTTCTGGCCATGGCCAACAGGTTTCAGTGTTGCGTATCAAAACCTGCTGCCATACCACTatctctccaaccctccctccctcctgaccAAGGCTCACTAAGCCGCTTATCTTTCCTGGCCACTTTTGAGACTTTCTCTAAATTCATTAACCTCCACTGTGCTCCTGCCCccatattctctcctctcccccctctcccacctctcccttccctctccccctccctcctctcccccattagAACCGTATGGAGGAGAGCTTGGctctgttctacaccaccatccactCCCCCTGGTTCCTAAACACCtccatcatcctcttcctcaacaAGACAGACATCCTCGCTGATAAGATCCAGGCGTCCGACCTGCAGAAGTACTTCCCAGGGTTCACAGGtaggtctacacacacacacatgcatacacacacacacacacacacacacacacatcccctccaTCGAGGTAAATAGCGGTGTGATGATGGATGTAAACTCATTGAGTCACATCCCTTGGTGTTAGTTTTTCTTTCTCAGAGCGATGGAGTTGTAGCTAACTGCTGCTTCTGGCTGGAATAACAGAGACCTTATGACCCCAACTGGTGGGTTTTTGCATTATAGTTGGACATGTAAAAAAGACTGTAAAACCACCAGCAAAttagctccaagtgattttagtTTTGTAAatgtgttccaaagtattcccatgcgtaatagagagatactgtatatgtGATTGTGTACAtaagtaagcaaggtttgaaatgattgtttttttcaaatattatatctgtttgtgctttttgtaattatgttccagccccttgaccatccactcaagaatcTAGTTGATGCCCTGCCTTATGATATTCAAAAAAGTCATTTAGAAAGTAATTTCAAACCTCTTTTGAAAGGGGTTTCATAGGGTGAGTTCTCACATGAATACATAACCATGCTGGCTATAGCAAAACCAGTAAACATAATGTTCTTTAAGTACCAAATCATTGTTTCTTAATACAGGGATTATTGTTTCAGCAAGGGTTGAATGTGTGATTGATTTCATGTGTATGGTGTGGGTACATAGTTTACTAACGATGTGCCTCCACTGATGTGGAAGGAAGGTTGCCGAGCCTCTCTAGAGCTTCCCCACCACACTTCCACTCCCCCGGCAAGTTGCCCATGGCAACTATAAATACCCTGCACTTTGCATTGCCAAGCCATCCCTCCAGGGGGTTTGGGGAGACTTTACTCCTTCCTCCATAAACTCTGAATTGAAGTTTTGTTTATTatcacatacaccggataggtgcagtgaaatgtgttgttttacagggtcagccatagtagtacggccacctggagcaaattaggtgccatcaacagatttttcaccttgtcggcttgggTATTCGAAACCAGCCACCTTTTGGTTattggtccaacactctaaccgctaggctacctgacgccctgAGGTTAGGTTCATCCATATTGGCCGTTTGATGTAAAGTTGCTATTTAAACTTTTTGCGCTATAGCGTTGCGATGGTAACATTATGCGATGGTTGCCTTAGAACATATTTAATTATTTTTGTACTTCTGTACAATCTTGGGATTTTATCCTTTGCTTTTCATCTTTGTTTCTATTGGCCTCCAATTTCTCTCTCCCATTTACCCACACCCCCtgacctcttctcttctctcccctctctttctctcctccctctccatctctaccctgcccctgtcctccccctcaccccacacCTGAAGGAAAGCGACGTGATGCTCAGGATGCTATGAAGTATATACAGAAGATGTATAAGCAGCAAACTCGCAGCCGGGACAAGGAGGAGAGCAAGACGCTGTACCCCCACTTCACCTGCGCCACCGACACCAACAACATCTGCAATGTATTCAATGCCGTCAAGGACACGGTGCTCCTCAAGGCCCTCAGGGACTATGGGGTGATCTGATGGGCCTGGGGCCCTCCTGCCTGGGGACCAACACTCAACCAACACTCAGGGCTGAAGAGACTCTCCCCCGATCCATTCCTCGctcacttttctcctctctccatctcagtgCTGGGGATGGGGATGCTTTCTGGCCAAACCTTCTTATTGTAGGAAGGAATCTCAGACAGAATGGactcctgaacacacacacacacacactacaggatCTGATCATAGTTATTTCCCCCTCTGGTTGTTATTGTATAATGTTGTGTGTAAGGGCTTGGAGATGCAGTGCCCTACCAGTGCTTGAAACTGGACTAGAAATGTCATGAAGTGCTGTGCCTCCATTATGTTAGTGATCACTTTAGCATGTGGAGAGGAGAACTCTATAGCCCATATGTATCACCAACACCCCCATGTTGATAGAAAATGCCTCTGCTCTAGAGATCACTACAGAAGCTTCCACTCTATCTGTGTGTTGAATGAACGCTACTGTACACGTGTTGTAGCCattacataacacaacacaccatTTACACTAATAAGTTTACACTTATGAGAAGGTGCCACCAAATAAGGCTGGTGTAACATTTTGTATTTGGTTAGTCTTTTCATTTGTTTTATTGTTTGATAGCTGTATTCCAGGTGTGAGGTGTGGTGGAGGCGGGAAATGTGAGAGTCGATGGGTTCCCCTGACACAGTATGTTATGCAATGCAATGCTGTACTACACTGTTAGGATTCTTGGTTTGGTTCATTGTGGATGTTCTTGTCTCATCCCATAATGTGCTTGCTTTTCGACCAATCACGAACTGCTATACATTGAGTTCATATGGGAACAACAATACCAGTGAATCAATACATTGCCCAACAAATCAGAGTCCTTAAAGGGATAATtcaatgtgtcattttgtaatctgggtggtttccttaccctgtagcATTCTATGTACAAGGTATGACagtaatccatgctttggtttagtttccctggtaCTGTTTCCAAATGCAAATGTTTatcatttgtggcacaaatcccattcaagtcatgggaccgatTATTAGCAATTTTTGGGcatcatgttcaaatcatctaTAAGTTACTTTGGTGAGCTTCACGATACTTTAGGataatttggacataaattataaAATTGGTCCCATGACAGATTTGTGCTACAAATGTTTGCATTTGGAAAACGTGcaagggaaactaaaccaaagaatggattgctgtcatactgTATCTTGTAcacagactgcttacagggtaaggaaactaaTGTGTCATTGTGTAATTTGTGTGAAATATCCCTTTAAGAGCAGGAGCCAAGTACAGGGTTAATACTAGCTGGCAGGCATGCTGCTGTTAATGCTATTAGGTGGTTGAGGGAGGCCAGTAGAAATGAAAGCCTGGTATCCTGTGCGGTTCAAGTCTTGCTACTGTCTGATACCTCTAAAAATCAACATAAAAAGAACAGAGTGTAGTTGTGATGTGAATGGTGATAGGCTACAGCCCACGGTAGGGCTTTGATTTGAGCGGTGGAGTTTCCTGATCATCTCTTCGGGCTGTGCTGCGGAGTGTCATCAAAGGTTACCCAGCAAAACAAGGATTTAAtcattgtatttattatttacatCTCTTTATTTATCGTTGGCTAGTTCTTTTACTCTGGTCCCGATATCCAAATTTATGTTCAGTCGATATTTAGCTCAGTAGGCTTTGGCTGTGCTCAAATTGTTACTAGGTCGGTAGGATTTTATATTGGATTTTATATTGGTGCAATTGAAGCAATATTGTCTCTATACATATGAGTGTAATATCCATCTCAATATGAGTGAGTGGAGCAGGGTGGAGTCTGTCTGATAATACAGGTATTAATattctaacctgtgtgtgtgtgtgtgtgtgtgtgtgtgtgtgtgtgtgtgtgtgtgtgtgtgtgtgtgtgtgtgtgtgtgtgtgtgtgtgtgtgtgtgtgtgtgtgtgtaaaaggacTTCAAGATCAGATtaaaacctcttccatttaattGAATTCAGTAATGACAAATTGACATAGATCATATAGTGTAGTATGCATCTATTTAATCAAGATTTCAGAATATTGCTTTGGGACAGTGTGAATAATCTATACAGTATAAGGATTTGACCTGTGTTTTCTAACTTTTGACCAAATATTTGATTTGAGTCTGAATGTGCAACTGTTGTatagctatatactgtatcttccCCTGCAGAACTGAACATAAACCCTGCTGTTGTGAAATATTAATTGTGTTCAGCTTATTTTTATATTAGACAACCTCATCAATAGCCACAGTAACTGGAGTTGTTGTATATCTTACAGACTTAAACATTGGGAGAACTCTTATTTGGTGCAAATATTTTGTATAGATTTGGCAAGAATTTGGTGGAAATATTTTCAGATTAGATTAAAGATGTTTTGACAAagattctgtttttttgtttttcttcagaCTATGGTACTCATGGGAAATGTAGTGTACTGCTGAATTGCTTGCCATGTTGATATAGCTTCCTGTCACTTATGACTCCAAGGAGGAGGGGCTtagcttaaaacttcttaaggatgacgcaaaatactgttcccatgcaggaacaacactcagcggatttcagagcgccacctatagtttttgataaaactcataatttcattaaactttcattaaaatacacattcaaggtagtgaattaaagctacactcgttgtgaatctatccaccaagtcagatttgtaaaatgcttttcggcgaaagca encodes the following:
- the LOC112236833 gene encoding guanine nucleotide-binding protein subunit alpha-11 isoform X2; the encoded protein is MACWQWCRRTCVCFLDNEERQTIAIDKEIQRILRKQKKRERREIKVLLLGTGESGKTTFIRQMRIIHGRGFSEEERRDFAKLIYQNIFTAVKAMTRAMITLRLPYAYPENEMYDRWVQDVDVSVTQLDRGNVDAIRRLWADPGLRVCYSRRSEYQLLDSTEYYMTNLDRISAPDYIPTAQDVLRVRFPTTGIHDYSFTVEKITLRIVDVGGQKSERRKWIHCFQDVTSLIFLASLSEYDQVLEERETDNRMEESLALFYTTIHSPWFLNTSIILFLNKTDILADKIQASDLQKYFPGFTGKRRDAQDAMKYIQKMYKQQTRSRDKEESKTLYPHFTCATDTNNICNVFNAVKDTVLLKALRDYGVI
- the LOC112236833 gene encoding guanine nucleotide-binding protein subunit alpha-11 isoform X1, yielding MPIYKHIYLSTYFSEFDMACWQWCRRTCVCFLDNEERQTIAIDKEIQRILRKQKKRERREIKVLLLGTGESGKTTFIRQMRIIHGRGFSEEERRDFAKLIYQNIFTAVKAMTRAMITLRLPYAYPENEMYDRWVQDVDVSVTQLDRGNVDAIRRLWADPGLRVCYSRRSEYQLLDSTEYYMTNLDRISAPDYIPTAQDVLRVRFPTTGIHDYSFTVEKITLRIVDVGGQKSERRKWIHCFQDVTSLIFLASLSEYDQVLEERETDNRMEESLALFYTTIHSPWFLNTSIILFLNKTDILADKIQASDLQKYFPGFTGKRRDAQDAMKYIQKMYKQQTRSRDKEESKTLYPHFTCATDTNNICNVFNAVKDTVLLKALRDYGVI
- the LOC112236833 gene encoding guanine nucleotide-binding protein subunit alpha-14 isoform X3; amino-acid sequence: MRIIHGRGFSEEERRDFAKLIYQNIFTAVKAMTRAMITLRLPYAYPENEMYDRWVQDVDVSVTQLDRGNVDAIRRLWADPGLRVCYSRRSEYQLLDSTEYYMTNLDRISAPDYIPTAQDVLRVRFPTTGIHDYSFTVEKITLRIVDVGGQKSERRKWIHCFQDVTSLIFLASLSEYDQVLEERETDNRMEESLALFYTTIHSPWFLNTSIILFLNKTDILADKIQASDLQKYFPGFTGKRRDAQDAMKYIQKMYKQQTRSRDKEESKTLYPHFTCATDTNNICNVFNAVKDTVLLKALRDYGVI